In Bacillus thermozeamaize, one DNA window encodes the following:
- a CDS encoding 30S ribosomal protein S16 — protein sequence MAVRIRLKRMGAKKRPFYRVVVADSRSPRDGRFIEEIGYYDPLRQPAEIKIDEEKALQWLQRGAQPSDTARSLLSKAGVLQKFHEAKYKKA from the coding sequence ATGGCAGTACGCATCCGTCTGAAGCGGATGGGCGCGAAAAAGCGGCCTTTTTACCGTGTCGTCGTTGCCGATTCCCGGTCTCCGCGTGACGGCCGTTTTATCGAGGAAATCGGCTACTACGATCCGCTTCGGCAACCGGCCGAGATCAAGATTGACGAGGAAAAGGCGCTGCAATGGCTGCAAAGAGGCGCCCAACCATCCGATACAGCGCGCAGTCTGTTGAGCAAAGCCGGCGTTTTGCAAAAGTTTCATGAAGCCAAGTACAAAAAGGCGTAA
- a CDS encoding tRNA (guanosine(37)-N1)-methyltransferase TrmD — MRVDVLTLFPEMFQGFLHSSILGKAIQRGLVEINLVNFRQFATDKHGTVDDTPYGGGQGMVLKVEPIYLALREILGFEPDRQSLMELAPSTRVILLCPQGKTYTQKMAEELSSSSHLVLICGHYEGFDERIRQHLITDEISLGDFLLTGGEIPAMALIDSVVRLRPGVLGNPESLQEESFVSGLLEYPQYTRPAEFHGWSVPEVLLSGNHRQIDRWRLKEALRRTWERRPDLLAQRDLSPLERELLAEIRHESQTRT, encoded by the coding sequence ATGAGAGTGGATGTGCTGACCCTGTTTCCCGAAATGTTTCAAGGGTTTCTTCACAGCAGTATCCTGGGTAAAGCCATCCAGCGCGGCCTGGTGGAGATCAACCTGGTCAATTTCCGGCAGTTTGCCACGGACAAGCACGGCACGGTGGATGACACGCCGTATGGCGGAGGGCAGGGGATGGTCCTGAAGGTGGAACCGATCTACTTGGCGCTCCGCGAAATTCTGGGATTTGAGCCGGACAGGCAGTCCTTGATGGAGCTGGCCCCTTCCACCCGCGTGATTCTCCTCTGCCCCCAGGGCAAAACCTATACGCAGAAGATGGCCGAGGAGCTCTCATCCTCTTCTCATCTCGTGCTGATCTGCGGCCACTATGAAGGGTTTGACGAACGCATCCGTCAGCACCTCATCACCGACGAAATCTCCCTGGGGGATTTTCTCCTCACTGGCGGGGAGATTCCGGCGATGGCACTCATCGACAGCGTGGTCCGTCTCCGTCCCGGCGTGTTGGGGAATCCGGAGTCTCTCCAGGAAGAGTCGTTTGTTTCGGGACTGCTGGAATACCCACAATACACAAGACCGGCCGAATTTCACGGCTGGTCGGTTCCCGAGGTGCTCTTGTCGGGAAATCATCGCCAGATTGACCGCTGGCGGCTGAAAGAGGCGTTGCGTCGCACTTGGGAGCGGCGGCCGGACTTGCTTGCTCAACGCGACCTGTCGCCGCTGGAACGCGAGCTGCTGGCAGAGATACGCCACGAATCGCAAACCCGGACGTAA
- a CDS encoding 50S ribosomal protein L19, translated as MNVVREGGCPVDVIREVTQNQLRTDLPEFRPGDTLRVHVKVIEGQRERIQVFEGVVIKKRGSGISESFTVRKVSYGVGVERTFPLHSPKIDKIEVVRRGKVRRAKLYYLRQLRGKAARIKEKRK; from the coding sequence ATGAACGTTGTGCGGGAAGGAGGGTGTCCAGTGGATGTCATCCGGGAAGTGACACAGAACCAATTGCGAACGGATCTCCCGGAATTTCGCCCAGGTGATACCTTGCGTGTACACGTCAAGGTGATTGAGGGACAACGGGAACGGATTCAGGTGTTTGAAGGGGTTGTCATCAAGAAACGGGGCAGCGGCATCAGTGAATCTTTTACTGTCCGGAAGGTTTCTTATGGCGTGGGTGTGGAACGCACCTTCCCCCTTCACTCGCCCAAGATTGACAAGATTGAAGTGGTACGTCGCGGCAAGGTTCGCCGTGCCAAGCTGTACTACTTGCGTCAACTGCGCGGCAAGGCGGCCCGCATCAAGGAGAAACGCAAGTAA
- a CDS encoding signal peptidase I has product MVEGRGGLWRESKEWLRAFILAIVLFILIRTFLFAPFIVDGESMAPTLHSGERLIVTKAVYLWGEPKRGDIVVFHATQTRDYIKRVIGLPGDTVEVRDDRLYINGKEVAEPYLEEYRRKTHQAGLVLTEDFGPQQVPEGSYFVMGDNRRNSQDSRMIGAIPKEQIVGRADVVFWPLPSFRILKGGE; this is encoded by the coding sequence TTGGTTGAAGGGCGTGGCGGTCTGTGGCGGGAATCCAAGGAGTGGCTGCGTGCCTTCATCCTTGCCATTGTGCTGTTTATTTTGATTCGCACCTTTTTGTTTGCGCCGTTTATTGTGGATGGAGAGTCGATGGCGCCCACTCTTCACAGCGGTGAGCGGCTGATCGTAACCAAAGCGGTTTACCTGTGGGGCGAGCCAAAGCGGGGAGATATCGTGGTTTTTCATGCCACGCAGACGCGTGATTACATCAAGCGGGTCATCGGCCTGCCGGGAGATACGGTGGAAGTCCGCGATGACCGGCTGTATATCAACGGAAAGGAAGTGGCCGAGCCTTACCTCGAAGAGTACCGGCGCAAAACGCATCAGGCTGGACTGGTTTTGACGGAAGACTTTGGACCGCAGCAGGTGCCTGAAGGGTCATATTTTGTCATGGGAGACAACCGGAGGAACAGTCAGGACAGCCGGATGATCGGGGCGATTCCCAAGGAACAAATCGTCGGCCGGGCTGATGTGGTGTTTTGGCCGCTACCTTCGTTTCGGATCCTCAAAGGCGGGGAATAA
- a CDS encoding ribosome biogenesis GTPase YlqF, producing the protein MVHWYPGHMAKATRQIRERLKQVEVVLELLDARLPLSSRNPQIDQLVQGKPRLVLFNKADLADPQATEQWIAWFAALEQPVLPVNSLTGQGVEQIIPKCEQLLREKRLALEKKGVKPPPIRAMILGIPNVGKSTLINRLLSRKAAQTGNRPGVTQQQQWYTIRGKFQLLDTPGVLWPKLGDEGVGYRLAASGAVKDEILDIVEVALFALRLLRERYLALLLQRYNLPSLQGEPWEWLAAIGKRRGCLIAGGEVDLEKAANLFLQELRTGKIGRISLEWPPLPESSKQDVE; encoded by the coding sequence ATGGTGCACTGGTATCCCGGGCACATGGCAAAGGCGACACGCCAGATACGGGAACGCCTGAAACAGGTGGAGGTTGTGCTGGAACTGCTCGACGCACGCCTGCCGTTGTCCAGCCGGAATCCGCAGATCGACCAGCTGGTGCAGGGAAAACCGCGCCTGGTTCTCTTCAACAAAGCTGACCTGGCGGATCCACAGGCGACGGAGCAATGGATTGCCTGGTTTGCCGCTTTAGAGCAACCTGTGTTGCCTGTGAATTCCTTGACAGGGCAGGGAGTGGAACAGATTATCCCGAAGTGTGAGCAGCTGTTGAGAGAAAAGCGCCTGGCCCTGGAAAAAAAGGGGGTCAAGCCGCCACCCATTCGGGCCATGATTCTCGGCATACCCAATGTGGGAAAGTCCACCCTGATCAACCGGTTGCTTTCACGCAAGGCGGCCCAGACAGGAAATCGCCCCGGTGTGACACAGCAACAGCAATGGTATACCATCCGGGGAAAATTTCAATTGCTGGATACCCCTGGGGTATTATGGCCGAAGCTGGGAGATGAGGGAGTGGGGTATCGCTTGGCGGCCAGCGGTGCCGTCAAGGATGAGATCCTGGATATCGTGGAGGTGGCCCTCTTCGCTCTCCGTCTTTTGCGGGAGCGTTACCTGGCCCTGTTGCTGCAACGGTACAACCTGCCTTCACTCCAGGGTGAACCGTGGGAATGGCTGGCGGCGATCGGCAAAAGGAGAGGATGCTTGATTGCGGGGGGTGAAGTTGATCTGGAAAAGGCTGCGAACCTGTTTTTGCAGGAGCTTCGTACGGGTAAAATCGGCCGGATTTCGTTGGAGTGGCCACCGCTTCCGGAATCTTCAAAACAAGATGTCGAGTGA
- a CDS encoding ribonuclease HII — MLSYEKRLWEEGLTYVAGVDEAGRGSLYGDVVAACVIFPPHSVVKGVNDSKKLSPKQREELYEVILRKAVAVGIGRADAAQIDRWNIRQATRMAMRQAVEQLSIRPEYILVDAEQIECPIPQLAIVRGDQQSQTIAAASIVAKVTRDRLCQQWEARDPGYGIAQHKGYATAYHRERILQLGPSPHHRRSFLGKLLQVLGEERHA, encoded by the coding sequence GTGTTGAGTTACGAGAAACGGTTGTGGGAAGAGGGGCTGACCTATGTTGCCGGTGTCGATGAGGCGGGCAGAGGATCGCTTTACGGTGATGTCGTGGCAGCCTGTGTGATTTTTCCTCCACATAGCGTCGTGAAGGGCGTAAACGATTCAAAGAAACTGTCTCCGAAGCAGCGGGAAGAGTTGTACGAAGTGATCCTCCGAAAGGCGGTGGCGGTCGGCATCGGGCGGGCGGATGCTGCCCAGATCGATCGCTGGAATATCCGGCAGGCGACGCGCATGGCCATGCGGCAGGCGGTGGAACAGCTTTCCATCCGGCCGGAGTACATACTTGTCGATGCAGAACAGATTGAGTGCCCGATTCCGCAACTGGCGATTGTCCGCGGTGATCAGCAAAGCCAGACGATCGCAGCAGCGTCGATTGTGGCCAAGGTCACCCGCGATCGCCTCTGCCAGCAGTGGGAAGCGCGGGATCCGGGATACGGCATTGCGCAACATAAAGGGTATGCCACTGCCTATCATCGGGAACGGATTCTTCAGCTTGGTCCCAGTCCTCACCATCGTCGCAGTTTTCTTGGCAAGTTGTTGCAAGTGTTGGGGGAAGAAAGACATGCTTGA